A genomic region of Nymphalis io chromosome 3, ilAglIoxx1.1, whole genome shotgun sequence contains the following coding sequences:
- the LOC126780659 gene encoding T-box transcription factor TBX20-like isoform X1, which produces MGCTVDEAWGRRFSEAVSLMLLQGEGRGPAMEEDCSARPCATDFSIAAIMARDRQERRERRRHRDPREDTLTPLEKFVDATASASGSPSPPLAEYERDSPVDVSSTSEAGSASGAPSGSRALSPPPRNPQLAERWSSEEMRHIQCHLETKELWDKFNELGTEMIITKTGRRMFPTVRVSFAGCRAEARYAVLLDVVPVDGKRYRYAYHRSSWLVAGKADPPAPARLYPHPDSPFSGDQLRKQVVSFEKVKLTNNEMDKNGQLVLNSMHKYQPRIHLVLRREGAINAPITDLEQEEFKTFIFPECVFTAVTAYQNQLITKLKIDSNPFAKGFRDSSRLTEFERFYITGEHERTPVFPDDARYSAANSRETMESMLAEQHYLRSPLRPFDLDQHNNNLTLEEKAILAARSQLFLRAAYPLYGVPAAALWGQWACLAPQLLAQQHLASGSGLQLPRPVYPGSVPPLSQHRFSPYPPRRASPGSSPDSLRDASPHSLPHTPLPPHAPHTPHPPHSPT; this is translated from the exons ATGGGATGTACAGTCGATGAAGCGTGGGGACGCAGGTTCTCAGAAGCCGTGAGCTTAATGCTGCTGCAGGGTGAGGGCCGGGGGCCTGCCATGGAGGAGGATTGTTCGGCGCGGCCTTGCGCCACTGACTTCTCCATCGCTGCTATAATGGCCAGGGACCGGCAGGAGCGCAGGGAACGGAGGAGGCACAGGGACCCCAGGGAAGACACACTTACGCCCTTAG AAAAGTTCGTGGACGCTACAGCATCAGCTTCGGGGTCACCCTCGCCACCACTCGCTGAATACGAGCGAGATTCCCCCGTCGATGTTTCGTCAACCTCCGAGGCTGGTTCGGCGAGCGGCGCTCCGAGCGGCTCTCGAGCGCTTTCTCCCCCTCCCCGTAACCCGCAGCTTGCAGAGCGCTGGTCCAGCGAGGAGATGCGGCATATACAGTGCCATCTTGAAACTAAGGAGCTATGGGACAAATTCAACGAATTGGGAACTGAAATGATCATCACGAAAACCGGAAG ACGCATGTTCCCGACTGTACGTGTGTCGTTCGCGGGGTGCCGTGCGGAGGCGAGATACGCGGTGTTGCTGGACGTGGTGCCGGTGGATGGCAAGCGCTACCGCTACGCATACCACCGCTCCTCGTGGCTGGTGGCGGGTAAGGCGGACCCACCCGCGCCCGCGCGCCTCTATCCACACCCTGACTCGCCGTTCTCCGGTGATCAGCTGCGAAAGCAGGTCGTCTCGTTCGAAAAAGTCAAGCTCACCAACAACGAGATGGACAAAAATGGACag TTGGTGTTGAATTCAATGCACAAGTATCAGCCTCGTATCCACTTAGTCCTGAGACGGGAAGGTGCTATAAACGCCCCGATAACAGACCTCGAGCAAGAAGAGTTCAAAACGTTTATTTTTCCGGAATGCGTTTTTACCGCAGTCACCGCCTACCAGAACCAACTC attACTAAACTCAAAATCGACAGTAATCCATTTGCCAAGGGATTTCGGGATTCTTCACGTCTCACAGAATTTGagag ATTCTATATCACGGGGGAGCACGAAAGAACACCCGTCTTCCCCGATGACGCGCGCTACAGCGCTGCCAATTCTAG GGAAACGATGGAGTCGATGCTAGCGGAACAGCATTATTTAAGGTCTCCATTACGACCGTTCGACCTGGACCAGCATAACAACAACCTTACTCTGGAAGAAAAAGCGATATTGGCGGCCCGGTCTCAACTGTTTTTGCGTGCAGCGTACCCACTGTACGGCGTTCCGGCGGCAGCTCTCTGGGGTCAGTGGGCGTGCTTGGCGCCACAACTACTGGCACAACAGCATCTTGCGTCTGGATCCGGATTGCAGCTGCCGCGTCCGGTATACCCTGGCAGTGTCCCACCGCTGTCACAACACCGGTTTTCGCCTTATCCGCCACGGCGCGCTTCGCCCGGGTCTTCCCCGGACTCGTTGCGCGATGCGAGCCCCCACTCTTTGCCGCACACGCCGCTCCCCCCACACGCCCCGCATACCCCGCACCCGCCGCACAGTCCCACTTAG
- the LOC126780659 gene encoding T-box transcription factor TBX20-like isoform X2 — protein MGCTVDEAWGRRFSEAVSLMLLQGEGRGPAMEEDCSARPCATDFSIAAIMARDRQERRERRRHRDPREDTLTPLEKFVDATASASGSPSPPLAEYERDSPVDVSSTSEAGSASGAPSGSRALSPPPRNPQLAERWSSEEMRHIQCHLETKELWDKFNELGTEMIITKTGRRMFPTVRVSFAGCRAEARYAVLLDVVPVDGKRYRYAYHRSSWLVAGKADPPAPARLYPHPDSPFSGDQLRKQVVSFEKVKLTNNEMDKNGQLVLNSMHKYQPRIHLVLRREGAINAPITDLEQEEFKTFIFPECVFTAVTAYQNQLITKLKIDSNPFAKGFRDSSRLTEFERETMESMLAEQHYLRSPLRPFDLDQHNNNLTLEEKAILAARSQLFLRAAYPLYGVPAAALWGQWACLAPQLLAQQHLASGSGLQLPRPVYPGSVPPLSQHRFSPYPPRRASPGSSPDSLRDASPHSLPHTPLPPHAPHTPHPPHSPT, from the exons ATGGGATGTACAGTCGATGAAGCGTGGGGACGCAGGTTCTCAGAAGCCGTGAGCTTAATGCTGCTGCAGGGTGAGGGCCGGGGGCCTGCCATGGAGGAGGATTGTTCGGCGCGGCCTTGCGCCACTGACTTCTCCATCGCTGCTATAATGGCCAGGGACCGGCAGGAGCGCAGGGAACGGAGGAGGCACAGGGACCCCAGGGAAGACACACTTACGCCCTTAG AAAAGTTCGTGGACGCTACAGCATCAGCTTCGGGGTCACCCTCGCCACCACTCGCTGAATACGAGCGAGATTCCCCCGTCGATGTTTCGTCAACCTCCGAGGCTGGTTCGGCGAGCGGCGCTCCGAGCGGCTCTCGAGCGCTTTCTCCCCCTCCCCGTAACCCGCAGCTTGCAGAGCGCTGGTCCAGCGAGGAGATGCGGCATATACAGTGCCATCTTGAAACTAAGGAGCTATGGGACAAATTCAACGAATTGGGAACTGAAATGATCATCACGAAAACCGGAAG ACGCATGTTCCCGACTGTACGTGTGTCGTTCGCGGGGTGCCGTGCGGAGGCGAGATACGCGGTGTTGCTGGACGTGGTGCCGGTGGATGGCAAGCGCTACCGCTACGCATACCACCGCTCCTCGTGGCTGGTGGCGGGTAAGGCGGACCCACCCGCGCCCGCGCGCCTCTATCCACACCCTGACTCGCCGTTCTCCGGTGATCAGCTGCGAAAGCAGGTCGTCTCGTTCGAAAAAGTCAAGCTCACCAACAACGAGATGGACAAAAATGGACag TTGGTGTTGAATTCAATGCACAAGTATCAGCCTCGTATCCACTTAGTCCTGAGACGGGAAGGTGCTATAAACGCCCCGATAACAGACCTCGAGCAAGAAGAGTTCAAAACGTTTATTTTTCCGGAATGCGTTTTTACCGCAGTCACCGCCTACCAGAACCAACTC attACTAAACTCAAAATCGACAGTAATCCATTTGCCAAGGGATTTCGGGATTCTTCACGTCTCACAGAATTTGagag GGAAACGATGGAGTCGATGCTAGCGGAACAGCATTATTTAAGGTCTCCATTACGACCGTTCGACCTGGACCAGCATAACAACAACCTTACTCTGGAAGAAAAAGCGATATTGGCGGCCCGGTCTCAACTGTTTTTGCGTGCAGCGTACCCACTGTACGGCGTTCCGGCGGCAGCTCTCTGGGGTCAGTGGGCGTGCTTGGCGCCACAACTACTGGCACAACAGCATCTTGCGTCTGGATCCGGATTGCAGCTGCCGCGTCCGGTATACCCTGGCAGTGTCCCACCGCTGTCACAACACCGGTTTTCGCCTTATCCGCCACGGCGCGCTTCGCCCGGGTCTTCCCCGGACTCGTTGCGCGATGCGAGCCCCCACTCTTTGCCGCACACGCCGCTCCCCCCACACGCCCCGCATACCCCGCACCCGCCGCACAGTCCCACTTAG